The proteins below are encoded in one region of Homo sapiens chromosome 8, GRCh38.p14 Primary Assembly:
- the BLK gene encoding tyrosine-protein kinase Blk isoform X5 produces MGLVSSKKPDKEKPIKEKDKGQWSPLKVSAQDKDAPPLPPLVVFNHLTPPPPDEHLDEDKHFVVALYDYTAMNDRDLQMLKGEKLQVLKGTGDWWLARSLVTGREGYVPSNFVARVESLEMERWFFRSQGRKEAERQLLAPINKAGSFLIRESETNKGAFSLSVKDVTTQGELIKHYKIRCLDEGGYYISPRITFPSLQALVQHYSKKGDGLCQRLTLPCVRPAPQNPWAQDEWEIPRQSLRLVRKLGSGQFGEVWMVLRGSEDRGEDTHFTEEEVEVQSRVVTAGTAYGGGRAGTESSSPSPEVAPSFVLCLKLALTMSCSGALTPLSFSSPRWKQEVKRDEP; encoded by the exons ATGGGGCTGGTAAGTAGCAAAAAGCCGGACAAGGAAAAGCCGATCAAAGAGAAGGACAAGGGCCAATGGAGCCCCCTGAAGGTCAGCGCCCAAGACAAGGACGCCCCGCCACTGCCGCCCCTG GTTGTCTTCAACCACCTTACTCCTCCACCGCCCGATGAACACCTGGATGAAG ACAAGCATTTCGTGGTGGCTCTGTATGACTACACCGCTATGAATGATCGGGACCTGCAGATGCTGAAGGGGGAGAAGCTACAGGTCCTGAAGGG AACTGGAGACTGGTGGCTGGCCAGGTCACTCGTCACAGGAAGAGAAGGCTATGTGCCCAGTAACTTTGTGGCCCGAGTGGAGAGCCTGGAAATGGAAAG GTGGTTCTTTAGATCACAGGGTCggaaggaggctgagaggcagctTCTTGCTCCAATCAACAAGGCCGGCTCCTTTCTTATCAGAGAGAGTGAAACCAACAAAG GTGCCTTCTCCCTGTCTGTGAAGGATGTCACCACCCAGGGGGAGCTGATCAAGCACTATAAGATCCGCTGCCTGGATGAAGGGGGCTACTACATCTCCCCCCGGATCACCTTCCCCTCGCTCCAGGCCCTGGTGCAGCACTATTCTA AGAAGGGGGATGGTCTATGCCAGAGGCTGACCCTGCCCTGTGTGCGCCCGGCCCCGCAGAATCCCTGGGCCCAGGATGAATGGGAGATCCCCCGGCAGTCTCTCAGGCTGGTCAGGAAACTCGGGTCTGGACAATTCGGCGAAGTCTGGATGG TCTTGAGAGGGAGCGAGGACAGAGGCGAGGacactcattttacagaggaggaagtggaggtgCAGAGCCGCGTTGTAACAGCTGGGACCGCTTATGGTGGTGGCAGAGCAGGAACAGAATCCAGCTCACCCAGCCCCGAAGTCGCTCCCTCCTTCGTTCTCTGCCTGAAGCTGGCTTTGACAATGAGCTGCAGCGGCGCGTTAACTCCCCTTAGCTTTTCATCACCCAGATGGAAACAGGAGGTTAAACGTGATGAGCCATGA
- the BLK gene encoding tyrosine-protein kinase Blk isoform X4, whose product MGLVSSKKPDKEKPIKEKDKGQWSPLKVSAQDKDAPPLPPLVVFNHLTPPPPDEHLDEDKHFVVALYDYTAMNDRDLQMLKGEKLQVLKGTGDWWLARSLVTGREGYVPSNFVARVESLEMERWFFRSQGRKEAERQLLAPINKAGSFLIRESETNKGAFSLSVKDVTTQGELIKHYKIRCLDEGGYYISPRITFPSLQALVQHYSKKGDGLCQRLTLPCVRPAPQNPWAQDEWEIPRQSLRLVRKLGSGQFGEVWMEVLRGSEDRGEDTHFTEEEVEVQSRVVTAGTAYGGGRAGTESSSPSPEVAPSFVLCLKLALTMSCSGALTPLSFSSPRWKQEVKRDEP is encoded by the exons ATGGGGCTGGTAAGTAGCAAAAAGCCGGACAAGGAAAAGCCGATCAAAGAGAAGGACAAGGGCCAATGGAGCCCCCTGAAGGTCAGCGCCCAAGACAAGGACGCCCCGCCACTGCCGCCCCTG GTTGTCTTCAACCACCTTACTCCTCCACCGCCCGATGAACACCTGGATGAAG ACAAGCATTTCGTGGTGGCTCTGTATGACTACACCGCTATGAATGATCGGGACCTGCAGATGCTGAAGGGGGAGAAGCTACAGGTCCTGAAGGG AACTGGAGACTGGTGGCTGGCCAGGTCACTCGTCACAGGAAGAGAAGGCTATGTGCCCAGTAACTTTGTGGCCCGAGTGGAGAGCCTGGAAATGGAAAG GTGGTTCTTTAGATCACAGGGTCggaaggaggctgagaggcagctTCTTGCTCCAATCAACAAGGCCGGCTCCTTTCTTATCAGAGAGAGTGAAACCAACAAAG GTGCCTTCTCCCTGTCTGTGAAGGATGTCACCACCCAGGGGGAGCTGATCAAGCACTATAAGATCCGCTGCCTGGATGAAGGGGGCTACTACATCTCCCCCCGGATCACCTTCCCCTCGCTCCAGGCCCTGGTGCAGCACTATTCTA AGAAGGGGGATGGTCTATGCCAGAGGCTGACCCTGCCCTGTGTGCGCCCGGCCCCGCAGAATCCCTGGGCCCAGGATGAATGGGAGATCCCCCGGCAGTCTCTCAGGCTGGTCAGGAAACTCGGGTCTGGACAATTCGGCGAAGTCTGGATGG AAGTCTTGAGAGGGAGCGAGGACAGAGGCGAGGacactcattttacagaggaggaagtggaggtgCAGAGCCGCGTTGTAACAGCTGGGACCGCTTATGGTGGTGGCAGAGCAGGAACAGAATCCAGCTCACCCAGCCCCGAAGTCGCTCCCTCCTTCGTTCTCTGCCTGAAGCTGGCTTTGACAATGAGCTGCAGCGGCGCGTTAACTCCCCTTAGCTTTTCATCACCCAGATGGAAACAGGAGGTTAAACGTGATGAGCCATGA